TCAGTCTTACCAGCAGTTTCTTGATGAAAATCAGATAGTCAGAGGAACTGAGGAAGCAAAAATGGTTGCTACTGTAGGAAAAAGAATTCAGCATGCAGTCGAGCAGTATTTCAGAGCAGAAAACAAACTGGAGGTGCTGGAAGGATTTCGGTGGGAATTTAATCTTGTGAAGGACAGTTCGGTTAATGCATTTGCTATGCCAGGAGGTAAGACTGCGGTACTGACAGGGATTTTGCCGGTGTGTGAAAATGCCACTGGTCTG
This portion of the Fibrobacter sp. genome encodes:
- a CDS encoding M48 family metallopeptidase codes for the protein MKAAVILSSIGLFLFIQCSPVPVSGRRQLNLIPQSQLLALSFQSYQQFLDENQIVRGTEEAKMVATVGKRIQHAVEQYFRAENKLEVLEGFRWEFNLVKDSSVNAFAMPGGKTAVLTGILPVCENATGLAVVLGHEIAHAVARHGNERMSQLLLVQLGGMALSEALSEQPQLTQ